The Kiritimatiellales bacterium genomic interval GAGGAAAAACCGCGCATGAAAGCCGCTGAAATTACGGATTATGTGGTCAACGCCATCGAGAGCGGGAAATATCAGTTCATCCGCTTAAACTATCCGAACGGCGACATGGTAGGACACACCGGCGTTTTTTCCGCCGTAAAAACTGCAGTGGAGGCCGTCGATGAAGGTGTCGGGCGTTTAATAGCAGCGGTGAAAAAAGCCAACGGAATTATGGTGATCAGCGCCGACCACGGCAACGCTGACGATATGTATGAACACGACAAAAGCGGTGCGGTGAAACGCGACAGTGCCGGCAATCCAAAGCCGAAAACTGCGCATTCGCTCAACCCGGTGCCGGCATTTGTCTACGATCCGTCCGGTGTCTCACGCGCGAGGCTTTCAAAAAAAGAAGGGCTCGGCGTCAGCAGCCTCGCCGCCACCTGTATTCAACTGCTCGGTTATGAGCCGCCGGCGGATTATACGCCGTCCATTGTTGATGTCGGATAATTCATTCACCACGATTCGAAATAAAGTGAAGAAGGGCTTTGCAAATGCAAAGCAACGAAGCGGCAAAGACACGAAGATAAAACCCGAGAAATAACTAACGATTTAAAAAATCTTCCTGGCCGCGTGCCCTGCGCGACGCAACCGAAGGATAAACGATGAATGCACTGCTCATTAACGGAAGTCCGAATGCCGCCGGCTGCACATTTACGGCGCTCACCGAAGTTGCCGGCGAGCTCGAAAACGCCGGCATCGCAACCGAGATTTTCCAAATTGGACACACCGCAATCAGAGGCTGCCAGGCATGTTACGCCTGCCGTCAGCCGGAATCCACTGGCTATTGTATTTTTAAGGACGACATCGTAAACGGGCTGATTGATAAAATCCGCGCCGCTGATGCCATCGTGCTCGGCAGCCCTGTGTATTACGCCGCGCTTTCCGGACAGTTGAAAGCCCTGCTTGACCGCGCTTTTTTCGCCGGACGTTTTTCTCATAAACTGGGTGCGGCAGTGGTCAGCTGCCGGCGCGGCGGGGCCAGTTCCGCATTCGATCAGCTCAACCATTATTTCACCATTTCAAACATTCACATCGTTTCGTCCAACTACTGGAATCAGGTACACGGCACAACACCTGACGAAGTCCGGCAGGACCTCGAAGGACTGCAAACCATGCGCGCGCTCGGAAAAAATATGGCGTGGCTTTTGAAGTGCATCGACGCCGGAAAAAATGCCGGCATTGAACTGCTGGTTCACGAAGACAAAATCGCCACCAATTTTATCCGGTAACTGGTGAAAAAAATGCTGCACCGG includes:
- a CDS encoding flavodoxin family protein; translated protein: MNALLINGSPNAAGCTFTALTEVAGELENAGIATEIFQIGHTAIRGCQACYACRQPESTGYCIFKDDIVNGLIDKIRAADAIVLGSPVYYAALSGQLKALLDRAFFAGRFSHKLGAAVVSCRRGGASSAFDQLNHYFTISNIHIVSSNYWNQVHGTTPDEVRQDLEGLQTMRALGKNMAWLLKCIDAGKNAGIELLVHEDKIATNFIR